One Variibacter gotjawalensis genomic window, TTCGCATTCCAGCTTTCGAGTGACGCGGAATTCTCAAGCGAATTCATCACGATGTCAGATGCGCAAAACGAAGAACGGTCGCACAGCATGCGACCGTTCTTCTGCGACAATTTTCTGAAATTCAGCCTCGTCGGCCGGCGACGAGACTCACCCGCCCGCAATTGCGCGTCAGTCGACAGGACAGTCGGCTATCAAGACCGATATCTGGTCTTCGTTTCGCGATGTGGCACGCCCGGCACACAGGCTTCTAACCCACGGCTCGGGCACCACGACGTGCACGATCAGCTCTTCCGTGCCGCGCGCACCGGCCTCAAACAAAGCCAGCTGCAGCAACTCGTTACGCAGCCGATCGCCGCCCCGCATCGCCAAGGACGTCAGCGTGATTTCGGCGCGACGCCAATCGCCTGGATAAACCGGATAGAGTTCGACAACACCGTGAAGCAAGCCGTTACGGCTATAGCCGAGCGCCCAACTTCCGTTCCAATCGCGCTGACTTACAAAATCCGACAGTGAGGCGGCGCTCTTCATGGCGCCGAAACGAGCGCGTCGCTGGTCTGGATTGAGCGCCAGATAGTGGTCGAGCAGCGTCTCGGCATCGACGTGCGAGAGTTCGTGGTAGCCGTTATGACCAGCGGCTTTCTCTTGAGATTGATCGAGAACCGAAAGTGGAACGTTGAAGCCCATGAGAGTGCTCCTGAATCTGACGAATTTCGAGTGATGGATCTGGGAAGCTGTCAGCGCGGCCGCGCCAACACGATGTCGCGCGGCGCGGGCTCATAGAACCCATTCGCATCGGACGTCAGCGGCACGTAAACTTGGTCACGCGGTAAGACGGGGGATGGGATGATCCTGAGCTGTGCCGCAGGCATGACGCTGGTCGGCGTCTGGGACGGGTGGTTTGCCTCGACAGAAGTCAACACGAAGACCATGATCGTGAGGAGCGTGATAAATGTTGTCGCGATAACGCTGGCCCAGATGCCGAATGTCGGCGAACGTTCTGGTTGATCGATATGTGTCGGCATGGCTGCCTCATCTGCTGAAGTACGGCACCTTTCGTTTGTGCCGGCACACTCTCGCGCCGCGCCTCCGCGGATGCGTCAATCAAACGCAGCAGTCTTTGCGCATTTTTGTTGCATCACTTCGATGACGGCCGGCAGCGCCAGGATGGCCATGTAATGGCCATCGCCTCTCTCGACATCGATTTGACCGAGGGCGAAGGTGCGCAGCTCGCAGCAGCCGTTGTCAGAGCCGACCCTGCTCTCGCACAAGCGCAGAAACTTCTGACACGAACATTTCTGCTGCGTTCCGATTGGGCTCCCGGCCTATGTTTCGTCGGGGCGCAAGCTACATACGGCAACCAAAACTTCAGCGTCGGCGGCGGCGGTCTATCGATCGAGCGCGCGACCGCATCGTGCCTCGGCGAGGCCGCCGAACGCGTGTCGCAAATCGAGCGGCCGGGCGATGTGCTACATCGAGGGTCGGATGCGCGAGTCTTGGACAGCACGCGCGGGCTCATTGAGCTGATCGCGCCCGAAGTGGCGTCTCATGATGCCGACTGGATCGCAGGCGTCGACCTCCACGGTCAAACGAACAAAGTGCCGGCGGATTGGTGCTTACGGAGAGCGGAGGACGGGCCGTTGCGCGCGCCTCGAACAGCGCTCAGCACCGGCTGCGCGGCGGGTCCGAGCAAGCAAGCTGCGACGATACGCGGCCTGTTGGAGTTGATCGAACGCGACGCTGCTGCTCTGTGGTGGAGCGGCGCGCGCAAGCCCGCAGCTGTTCCAACTAGTGATCGCATCGAAGGCATCATCCGAGACTTGCGAGGCAGTGCATCGGGCCGCAAGACGTGGCTGCTCGATATCTCATCCGACATCGCAATCCCAGTCGTTGCCGCCCTCGCCTGCGACGCCGAGCAGCGAAACCTGGCAGTCGGTATAGCGGCGCGCTGCACATTCGAAGCCGCGGGCACGGCTGCGCTCGTTGAGCTCTGCCAAATGGAGCTAGGTCTGCAGCTAGCCCGGCTGAAAGCCGATCGACGTGGCCCCCTCACCGACGACGACGAACGCCATCTCGCGCGTGGTCGCATCAATGTCGCTTCGGAAGCGCGCCTGAACGGCGTGGCCCAGTGCAACATGCGCTCGGCCGTCCCGGGCTTAGACGAACTGGCTCATATCATTACGGCACTCGACGCACAGCATATCGAAGCAACAATCGTCGACCTCACGCGCCCGGATATCGGCGTACCGACCGTAAAAACCATCGCGCCTCGTCTGCAGCCGCTGCCCAGCGGATTCCTCACGCCGCGCCTTGCGGCCGCGTTGCAGGCCGGCGGAACATGGCCGCCAGCCATTCCGCTGCACTGACGCCGGGCCCGATCTCACGATCAAACCCATGTGATTGCCAGAAGCTGGCGTCATTCCACCGTCAGTCGCGTCAATTGTCCGGAATTTCGCTGGGCTGACAGGCAGATGATGGGGCCGGCCCATGCTGCCTCCATGTTCACGAGCCTCCAAGCGCTCACGTTCAGCGTAAGGGCTCACAAACGTGGGGAACGTCAATGCAGCTCTCTCAGTTTCTGCCGGACCGAAAACTCGTCAAGCACACACCGCCAGCCGACAACATCGGCACGCACGAGCCGTTCAACCTCGGCCGCTTGATGACGCGGACGCTCGATATGCTCAGCTACGGGATCGTGCTGATCGATTGCGGCATGCGTCCCGTCTTCGCCAACAAGACTGCGCAGGAATTCCTCGATCAGGGACGCGTCGACCTTTCGCACAATCCGACCCGTCATCGCCGCGATCCCGCATCCGATTTGCGCCGTCTGATCGTCGACTGCGTCGTCTCCGGCAACAGCAGCCTGCAGACGTGCCAGATCGGCGAGCCGCCGTTGCTGTGCACCGTCGCTCGTCTGCAGACTGACGGTTACGCTGATGTCGTCGAAACCTGCGCGATACTGTTCCTGATCGATCCTGAGCATTCGCAGGAGTCGCCGCACAGCCTACGCAGCTTCGGACTGACGCCGGCAGAATCCGGCCTCGCCGCTGAATTCGCTAAAGGCGAGCGGCTACGCGACTGCGCGCGCCGGCTTGGCATCGCGACATCGACTGCGCGCACGCATCTCCATCGCATCTTCGACAAGACCGGCGCGTCCCGGCAGGTCGATTTGATGCGGCTCATCCTCACATCGACGCCGGCATTGCGTTGCAGCCGCCGCAACAGCTAGCGCCGTCGTAATCGCTCACGCATATCTCAACGGAGAAACCCCATGATCACCTTCAAGCAGAATATTCGCGACCAGGCACACGTCGGCAGCGACGGAGCGATCGCTGCGATGATTGGAGCAAGCATCGCGGGCGACGGCGCGTCTGGAACCGGGTCCGCAGAAACGGCGAACCAGCGGCGCAGCATCTCGCGTTGGATGGCGGCGCTGCTTCTGATCGCGCCTCTCGGATTATCCGCCGGACTTCTGTATCAGCACATCGGTGCGATGCCGGATCAAGGCGCGGAACTCCCCGCCGAGTGCACGCGCAACGACGACGATGCGGTCGAGCGCCTGGTCGCGCTCGTGCGAGGCAAGTCGGACGCGGACTTGCGGCAAACCGCCGACGCGATTTTCCGCATCCGCCGAGCGCGACGTAACTGCCACGCTGGTTTCATCTCACTGGCTGAGAGCGATTACCGTGCGCTCCGCAAGCTTGAGCTAAAACCCTAGTACTGCCGACGGCACACGCACTTAAGGAATTCTCTGCCACTGCCAACGCTTAAAGCTCCAGGGCGGGACAGGCGTCAGTTGCCCTGCGCCTCTCCGTCCTCTTCGGCGTGAAGCCGCTCGATCGCAGGCTTTTCCGCACTGACATGCGCGGAGGCAAACTGACCGAACTTGTCCTCGAATATGACGGTTAGATCGTCGAGCCCGCGTTGTTTGGCGGCTTGCCAGAATTTTGCGTGTTTACGGTCGCCGTCCCCAGACATTCAAACACGCTCCTGCAGCTCTTCGATGCCAAGCGTTTTCACAGGCGGATCGGTGTTGTCGCCGACGAGCCCGCTGCGCCTCGCAGCGCTCCGGATCCGAACGAGCATGAAATGCGCGGTCTTGTGCGTCACGTTCATGACGTCGCTGAGTTGGCGCACGCTGATGTGCTCCGTGCCGCACGCTGTGAGGTAGATAGCCTGCAGCCACTTATGCATCGGCACATGACTGGAATCGAACATCGTGCCGGAGCGGACCGTGAACAGTTTGCGGCAGTGGTAGCACTTCCTAAGGCCGAGTCGTGTCTGCGCTCCACGCAGCGCGCCGATGCGCGATTCAGCGTGACACCACGGACACGTCGGACCTGTCGGCCAAAGATATAACTCGACAAGATGATAAGCTGCGGCCTCATCTTGAAAGCTATTAAACAGCTCGATGCTCATGCGCTGCTGTGTTCCGTTCTTCTCGTTTTTCGGATCACGTAAACGTCAAAGTTTCGGCTATTTGTGCATTGCGAAGACCGTGCCAAGTGTCTGAATCGTTTATTTTGTGAGCGAACGACGCCGCGATGTGCATTCACCGCCTGCCGCTAAATCATTGTGACGTCCGCACGCACATAACTGCTTTCTAATTACGCTTCACGATTCTGACATTTTCAAACCACTGCGCAGCCTGCCGCCACTTTGATAAACTTTGAAGCAAAATGGGTTCGAAACATCTCGTTGCGGCTTGTTAACTTTTCGGCAAGCATTCTCGCGCCGCAGCAATAAGGATGTACGCATCCGAAACTGCAGCTCGCGAAATCGTTCCGCTGTCAAAACGACTTCGACGCACCCGATGACGAAAACAAGAACGGAATCAACCGCGATTTTCGCGGAACGGGAAAGCTTTGCCTATGAGCGTTCCTCTTCCTGATCAGGCGCCTGACGCCACACTGGTAATCCCACGACGTGTTGGCAGCGCGCAAAGAGTCCGCCCCATCGGAGGCGGCTTAAAACGTGCTTTCGACATCGTCTTTGCCGGCAGCGCGCTGATACTTCTCTCGCCAATGATCCTGATGGTGGCTTTGCTCGTTCGCATGTCGGATCGTGGTCCGATCTTCTTCAGCCATCAACGCGTCGGCTATCAGTATCGTCCGTTCGGCTGCATCAAATTCCGGACGATGGTGGTCGATAGCCAAGCAGTTTTGGCCAATTATCTCGCGAACAATCCCGAGGCCCAGCGTGAGTGGGAAGTATCACGAAAGCTGACGCATGACCCGCGCGTCACGCCTCTCGGCAACATACTTCGGCTGACCAGCCTCGACGAATTGCCGCAGCTTTGGAACATCTTGCGCGGCGACATGAGCATTGTCGGCCCGCGTCCTGTGGTTCAAGATGAGCTGCGGAAATACGGCGTAAATGCTCAATTTTACGCCGAGACACGCCCCGGCCTCACGGGCGCGTGGCAGGTCAGCGGCCGATCCGACACGCAGTATGAAACACGGGTCGCGCTCGATCGTGCCTACGTCGAAACGTGGTCGATGCGCAAAGACGTGGTGATCATCCTGCGCACTATCCCGGCCGTCATCTTCAGCCGCGGAGCCTACTGAAATGCGCGTCGCGATCATTCATTACTGGCTGGTCGGCATGCGGGGCGGTGAAAAGGTTCTCGAAGCCTTGTGCGAAATGTATCCGCAAGCCGACATCTTCACACACGTCGTTGTGCCCGAGGCCATATCAGAGCGAATCGCAAGACACCGCATCAAGACGTCTTTCATCGCGAAGCTCCCGCGAGCGCACATTTGGTACAAAAAGTACCTGCCACTTATGCCGATCGCGCTCGAGCATCTCGACCTGCGCGATTACGATCTCGTGATCAGCAGCGAGTCTGGACCCGCGAAGGGCGTCATCCCGGCGCCGGGGGCGCTGCATGTCTGCTATTGCCACTCGCCGATGCGATACGTCTGGAATATGTACCACGACTATCGGCAGACGGCAGGCAGCGCGACCCGCATGAGCATCCCGCTTGCGGCGCACTACCTGAGAAACTGGGATCAAAACGCCTCAGCGCGCGTCGATACATTTGTCGCCAACTCACATAACGTCGCATCCCGCGTGCAGAAGTATTATCGGCGCGATGCGGAGGTCGTCTATCCGCCCGTCGATATCGCCGGGTTCGCGCGAAGCGACTCTGTTGCGCCTGGCGACTTCTATCTGATGGTCGGCGAACTCGTCGCCTATAAGCGCCCGGACCTCGCCGTCCACTCCTTCAACGCAACCGGCGCGCCGCTTGTCGTCATCGGTGGCGGTGAAATGCTGGAGAAGCTGCGCCGCGACGCGCGGCCAAACGTCAAGATCCTCGGGCCGCAGCCTTTTGCGGTTCTCAAAGACCACTATGCCCGCTGCAAAGGGTTGATATTCCCGGGCGAGGAAGATTTCGGGATCGTTCCGGTCGAAGCCATGGCGGGTGGACGCCCCGTAATCGCATTTGGACAAGGCGGCGCGCTCGAAACCGTTATCGACGGGCAAACCGGCATTTTGTTTCATGAACAGTCGGTCGAGGCGCTCCTCGACGCGATCGAACGCGCCAATGCCACAAGCTTCGACGCCGCACGAATTGCAAATCATGCAGCAGCCTTTAGCGTCGGCAGGTTCAAGCAGGAAATGTCGGCTGCGATCAACCGCGCATTTGTCGAACATTCGCCGGCCCGGGTGCGGCAAGGCCGTATCGGTCTCGCTGAAGACAGGAAGCGGGCCGCTTATGCTTGACCCGACCAGCATGCGCGGCGAGTTGCGGGCGGTCCGAAAGATCGTCGCGTTCAACGTAAAATACAGCCCAAATCTCGGCGATGGCGTCATCGCAGCCTGCATCGAGTCGGAACTCGCGAAACGCTTTCCGCATGCCGAGATCAAAACGCTCGACCTCGCGGGGCGAACGGAAAGGCCGACCACTGACGCCGGCGGCCGGCGTGTCTTGCTCTTGCGCACGCTCAATCGTTTGCCTGGGCGATTGCGCGAAATCGCCACCGAGCTCGCCCTGCGTTGTCTTGTAAGCATCCGCTGCGTCCCGCTGTGGCGGAAGGAATTATGCGGCGCCGATTGCGTGGTGTTCGGCGGCGGCCAACTGATCCAAGATCAGGACCTGAACTTTCCGGTCAAGCTCGCCATCGCCAGCCGCGAAGCACGGCGTTTTCAGATTCCCTGCAGTATTTACGCTGTAGGCGTCGCTCGCGTGACGTCCGCGCGAGCCCAAAAACTCGTCGCACGTTTCCTCAGTAAATCCCATGCCTTCACGAGCGCTCGCGATTCTCAGTCGGTCGATAATCTCAGAGCACGCGGCGCCGGCGACGTGGTGCTGGCACCAGATCCCGCCCTTCTTGCTGCCAACACTTGGCCGCGCGCGCCACACGCCCCCCGCGTCCGTGCCAGGATCGGACTATGCATCACGCATCCCGCTGTCCTACATCATCACGGCTCGGTTGGGTCGGGCGATGATCTTGTTGCCGGATACGAACAACTCATCAGCGATTTACTCCGCAGCAATTACGACGTTGCGTGCTTCACGAACGGAGCTCACGAAGACGACCTTCTGCTCGGAGAATTAGTTGCGCGCACGCGCCATCTCGATGCGTCGGGTCTGCGAGTCTGCGGCGTGCCGCGCCCGAAGACACCGGAAGAACTCGCTCAGATCGTCGCGGCCTGCGATGGAATCATCGCACATCGGCTACACGCATGCATTCTAGCCTACGCGTATCGCATTCCGAATATCGGCCTTGTCTGGGATAGTAAGTTGACCGGCTTCTTCGCCGACCTAGGGCGAATTGACTACACTTTTGCACTGCTTCCGAGCACGAGCCACGCCATCGTTATGGCGATGCGCAATACGCTTCACGATGGCATCGATGTTTCGTTGCATGGGCAGCATATTGCTCAAGCAGAACGCGGAATGGACGCACTTGCGCGTGGGATGGCCGACGCGGTGCGCGCCCGCGCTGTACGAGCAGAGAAGACACTCGACGATCTCGCCGCGAGGCCGATGGCATGGATCTAGAGCCCATCGGCTTTGCCACCATCGCAGCCTGCGCTGCGATTTTTGTCTACCGCGTCCGGTTCGCAGTTTGGGCCCTTTGCCTTGCGCTACCGTTAGGCGCAGCCGCTGCGATCAAGCTGCCGGCAGCGGGCGGTGCCAGCATTCTACCAAGCCTTCTCATCGCGCTCTCATTGATTGCCGTCGTCACGCTGAACCCAAAACTGCGGGCAATTGCGTTGGAGAGCGCTAGGCCGCCACTCCCCGGCTTCTGGATGCTCGCGTTCACGATTTACGGCATCGCGACTGCAATTTTCCTTCCGCGCATCTTCGCCGGAATGGTCAACGTCTACTCGCTCGCGCGCGTCGGTGAAGACATCGGCATCGTTTCATTGCCGCTCTCGCCGCGCTCGAGCAATATCACGCAGTCCGGCTATCTCGTCGTCACCCTGCTGACATTCTTGTCGATCCAGGCAATCGCGCTTGCAGGAGGGATTCGGGTCATCCGAGCTGCCCTCCTCGCGGCCGCATGTGCCACATTGTTCTTCGCAGTCGCCGACATAATCACCTTCTACGCTGGCCAAGCGTGGCTGCTCGGCTTCATCCGCAATGCCAACTATCGAATGCTTGAGGCGGGGCAAATCGGTGGACTGAAACGCATCGTCGGATCGTTCTCAGAAGCCGGCGCCTACAGTTACGCCGCTCTCGGCTTCTATGCGTTTACTCTCAGCCTTTGGCTGAATGGTGTCCGGCCGGCGCTAAACGGTACACTTGCTGCGCTGCTCGGCATCTCGCTGCTCGCCTCGACATCGTCGATGGCATACGTATCGATCGCGCTCTTCACGGCCGTCATCCTCTACGGACGTATCGCAAATCTCGTCGCCGGACGTTTGACGCGGCAGGATTCGATATTCCTATTCTTCATGATCGTCGGGCCTATCGGGCTGATCGCACTGATCATTCTCGCTCCAGCTCTGTGGTCCGCGGTTATCGATCTCTATGACGCAACCATCGTCAATAAGCTCGCGACGCAATCCGGTATCGAGCGCATGCGTTGGAACGAGCATGCGTATCGTGCATTCATCGCGACTTCCGGCTGGGGCACAGGCGTCGGTAGTGTTCGAGCATCGAGCGCTATCCTAGCGAATCTATCGAACGTCGGAATCATCGGCACGCTGCTGTTCGCCGCGATGATCTACTCGATTGTCGTGTACAAAGGTGTCGCGCGCTCCGAGGAACAGAAAACCGCGCTGGCGGCAACTCACGCATCGCTCGTCTTGGCAATTGCCGCATGCATCTCGGCGGGCGGCACCGATCTGGGCCTTATATTCGCGGTCTTCGCCGGGCTCGCCGCCTCTGCTCACAGCCGAGCAATCGCGCATCATCGTATTGGTCCGCGATTTGCCTATCCTTCCTCACCGAACTCAGAACCCGCGGCAGCTTAGATGTATCCACCAGACCCAAGTGCACTCCGCATCAACCGCGTACATGCGTTGCAGGATGCTCAATCGATATCGTTGCGTGAAATTCTAGCTTTCGTTCGCTCCAACATTTCTATCATTGCCGCGTCGATCACGGTCTGCACGCTCTTAGCTATCTTCTATCTCTTGATGGCGACGCCGATCTACTCAGCCGACGCCAGTGTTCTGATCGAGACAAGCCGCGGCTTCAACACGCCCAACGAGGCCGTGCGTACCGACTTGATGACAGATCAGGCACGCGTCGAAAATCAGATGGAGATCATCAAGTCGCACCGCGTCGCGCAAGTCGTCATCGCTAAACTGCAGCTCGAATCGAACGACGAATTCTCGACGTCGCCGACGTCGATTTCTCTGCTGTTCCAGAGCATCGCCAAAATCTTCTCGGGCGAGCCAACAGCCGAAGAGCTTGCGCGCGAACGCAAAAAACAATCGCGCAGGGTTCAGGCTCGATTTATCGAGCGGATGGCCGTGAGGCGTATCGGCCAATCACTTGTCATGGAGGTCGCCTTCCTCTCGCGCTCGCCAGAACTGGCCGCCGAAGTTGCTAACGAAATTGCCGACGCCTACGTCCGCGATATCGTCAACGACCGTTCTGAGCTGGCCCGGCGGCGCACCGAGTGGCTTTCCGAACGTCTGGACTTACTCCAGAAGCAGACATTCGACGCACAACGTGCGGTCGAGCGCTTCAAGCTGCTTGGCGATACTGGTCCGGCAGCAGACATTCGCGCAAAGCTCGCCGAACTCGAAAGCGTGTCGCAAAGCTATCGGCGCATGTACGACGGCTTCCTGCAGCAATACGCAGAGACATCGCAACGCGTTTCGTATCCGGAACCCGACGCAAAAATCGTGTCGCAGGCGGAAATCCCGCTACGAAAGACACACCCCCGCAGCATCCTCATTCTCGCATTCTCACTGTTCCTCGGTGTTGCAAGTGGCACCGGTATCGCGCTCGTGCGCTCGACTATGAAGCGGAGCGTCGGCGCTCCAAAACAGATCCCCGAGCAGATCGGCGTTCCTTGTCTCGGGGTTACGTCCGACATCGGCGGCGCGATCTCGCGCAATCGCGTCCGCATTCCGTCTCCCCCGTGGCTCGCCTCGGTTCCGTGGCTTGCCAAGGCACCTTGGTTTGCTCTGCCTCCGGCGCCGACAGGTCTCTCCCTGTCGTCAATGGGCGATATGAACTTCGCACTTTCTCGGCAGCTGCGGGAGGTCAAAGCGTCGATAAACGCGCTGACACTGCGCCAATCTTCGCTTTGCATCGGCGTCGTATCGCCCCGCAGCGGAAGTGGCGCCACCACGGTTGCTGCTGGGCTCGCGTATCTCTACGCGAATTCCGGCAAGAAGACGCTGCTGATCGATGCATGCAACAACACATCGCGCCTAAGCCGTGAGCTCAGCA contains:
- a CDS encoding YcaO-like family protein encodes the protein MAIASLDIDLTEGEGAQLAAAVVRADPALAQAQKLLTRTFLLRSDWAPGLCFVGAQATYGNQNFSVGGGGLSIERATASCLGEAAERVSQIERPGDVLHRGSDARVLDSTRGLIELIAPEVASHDADWIAGVDLHGQTNKVPADWCLRRAEDGPLRAPRTALSTGCAAGPSKQAATIRGLLELIERDAAALWWSGARKPAAVPTSDRIEGIIRDLRGSASGRKTWLLDISSDIAIPVVAALACDAEQRNLAVGIAARCTFEAAGTAALVELCQMELGLQLARLKADRRGPLTDDDERHLARGRINVASEARLNGVAQCNMRSAVPGLDELAHIITALDAQHIEATIVDLTRPDIGVPTVKTIAPRLQPLPSGFLTPRLAAALQAGGTWPPAIPLH
- a CDS encoding helix-turn-helix transcriptional regulator, with protein sequence MQLSQFLPDRKLVKHTPPADNIGTHEPFNLGRLMTRTLDMLSYGIVLIDCGMRPVFANKTAQEFLDQGRVDLSHNPTRHRRDPASDLRRLIVDCVVSGNSSLQTCQIGEPPLLCTVARLQTDGYADVVETCAILFLIDPEHSQESPHSLRSFGLTPAESGLAAEFAKGERLRDCARRLGIATSTARTHLHRIFDKTGASRQVDLMRLILTSTPALRCSRRNS
- a CDS encoding transposase, translated to MSIELFNSFQDEAAAYHLVELYLWPTGPTCPWCHAESRIGALRGAQTRLGLRKCYHCRKLFTVRSGTMFDSSHVPMHKWLQAIYLTACGTEHISVRQLSDVMNVTHKTAHFMLVRIRSAARRSGLVGDNTDPPVKTLGIEELQERV
- a CDS encoding sugar transferase, whose amino-acid sequence is MSVPLPDQAPDATLVIPRRVGSAQRVRPIGGGLKRAFDIVFAGSALILLSPMILMVALLVRMSDRGPIFFSHQRVGYQYRPFGCIKFRTMVVDSQAVLANYLANNPEAQREWEVSRKLTHDPRVTPLGNILRLTSLDELPQLWNILRGDMSIVGPRPVVQDELRKYGVNAQFYAETRPGLTGAWQVSGRSDTQYETRVALDRAYVETWSMRKDVVIILRTIPAVIFSRGAY
- a CDS encoding glycosyltransferase, with product MRVAIIHYWLVGMRGGEKVLEALCEMYPQADIFTHVVVPEAISERIARHRIKTSFIAKLPRAHIWYKKYLPLMPIALEHLDLRDYDLVISSESGPAKGVIPAPGALHVCYCHSPMRYVWNMYHDYRQTAGSATRMSIPLAAHYLRNWDQNASARVDTFVANSHNVASRVQKYYRRDAEVVYPPVDIAGFARSDSVAPGDFYLMVGELVAYKRPDLAVHSFNATGAPLVVIGGGEMLEKLRRDARPNVKILGPQPFAVLKDHYARCKGLIFPGEEDFGIVPVEAMAGGRPVIAFGQGGALETVIDGQTGILFHEQSVEALLDAIERANATSFDAARIANHAAAFSVGRFKQEMSAAINRAFVEHSPARVRQGRIGLAEDRKRAAYA
- a CDS encoding polysaccharide pyruvyl transferase family protein, with protein sequence MRGELRAVRKIVAFNVKYSPNLGDGVIAACIESELAKRFPHAEIKTLDLAGRTERPTTDAGGRRVLLLRTLNRLPGRLREIATELALRCLVSIRCVPLWRKELCGADCVVFGGGQLIQDQDLNFPVKLAIASREARRFQIPCSIYAVGVARVTSARAQKLVARFLSKSHAFTSARDSQSVDNLRARGAGDVVLAPDPALLAANTWPRAPHAPRVRARIGLCITHPAVLHHHGSVGSGDDLVAGYEQLISDLLRSNYDVACFTNGAHEDDLLLGELVARTRHLDASGLRVCGVPRPKTPEELAQIVAACDGIIAHRLHACILAYAYRIPNIGLVWDSKLTGFFADLGRIDYTFALLPSTSHAIVMAMRNTLHDGIDVSLHGQHIAQAERGMDALARGMADAVRARAVRAEKTLDDLAARPMAWI
- a CDS encoding Wzz/FepE/Etk N-terminal domain-containing protein; its protein translation is MREILAFVRSNISIIAASITVCTLLAIFYLLMATPIYSADASVLIETSRGFNTPNEAVRTDLMTDQARVENQMEIIKSHRVAQVVIAKLQLESNDEFSTSPTSISLLFQSIAKIFSGEPTAEELARERKKQSRRVQARFIERMAVRRIGQSLVMEVAFLSRSPELAAEVANEIADAYVRDIVNDRSELARRRTEWLSERLDLLQKQTFDAQRAVERFKLLGDTGPAADIRAKLAELESVSQSYRRMYDGFLQQYAETSQRVSYPEPDAKIVSQAEIPLRKTHPRSILILAFSLFLGVASGTGIALVRSTMKRSVGAPKQIPEQIGVPCLGVTSDIGGAISRNRVRIPSPPWLASVPWLAKAPWFALPPAPTGLSLSSMGDMNFALSRQLREVKASINALTLRQSSLCIGVVSPRSGSGATTVAAGLAYLYANSGKKTLLIDACNNTSRLSRELSNGDQVGLMQAMRSTDAWTQVLERETTLPFRLLPRGDQRDGDSPADRFGAKDSSFQRMREEFEVVIVDLPSLSTSSDARTIGSYLDGVVVVADFASTTIDKLTSAVGELHEARSDVLGVVLNKVDENRRVRWRM